The Pseudolabrys sp. FHR47 genome contains a region encoding:
- a CDS encoding cyclase family protein, which produces MVQKIRGVEFEENLKNSMGLEFYNLSHRFGYQSPNWPYFEDVKIERIHYMAKSGVLSQRITTSMHNTTHIDAPAHVVEGTPFIDEVPLPHFFGSGIVVSLPKKMWEPITYDDLEKAAGKIVRPHDVVIINTGWHKKYSDSEEYFCKCPGFVKSAGEWFVEKKVKVVGHDTQANDHPLATAIGPQRNGPLHPHLQKEYFEWSGGRDWKDDFPEWEPVHRILFTNGILGIENVGGDLDAVTGKRVTFAFFPWNWDRGDGCIIRLVAIVDPKGEYRIEPGNKF; this is translated from the coding sequence ATGGTTCAGAAGATCCGCGGCGTTGAATTCGAAGAGAACCTGAAGAACAGCATGGGGCTGGAGTTCTATAACCTGTCCCATCGTTTCGGTTATCAGTCGCCAAACTGGCCCTACTTCGAAGACGTCAAGATCGAGCGCATCCACTACATGGCGAAGTCGGGCGTGCTGTCGCAGCGCATCACCACCTCGATGCACAACACCACGCATATCGATGCGCCGGCCCACGTCGTCGAGGGCACGCCTTTCATCGACGAAGTACCGCTGCCGCACTTCTTTGGTTCGGGCATCGTCGTGTCGCTGCCGAAGAAGATGTGGGAACCGATCACCTATGACGACCTCGAAAAGGCCGCCGGCAAGATCGTGCGCCCGCATGACGTCGTCATCATCAACACCGGCTGGCACAAGAAGTATTCAGACTCGGAAGAGTACTTCTGCAAGTGCCCGGGCTTTGTGAAGTCGGCCGGCGAGTGGTTTGTCGAAAAGAAGGTGAAGGTGGTCGGCCACGACACCCAGGCCAACGACCATCCGCTCGCCACTGCCATCGGCCCGCAGCGCAATGGTCCCCTGCATCCGCACCTGCAGAAGGAGTACTTCGAATGGTCGGGCGGGCGTGATTGGAAGGACGACTTCCCGGAATGGGAGCCGGTGCACCGTATCCTGTTCACCAACGGCATTCTCGGCATCGAGAACGTCGGTGGCGACCTCGACGCAGTCACTGGCAAGCGCGTGACTTTCGCTTTCTTCCCGTGGAACTGGGATCGCGGCGACGGCTGCATCATCCGCTTGGTGGCGATCGTCGACCCGAAGGGCGAATACCGGATCGAGCCTGGTAACAAATTCTAA
- a CDS encoding IclR family transcriptional regulator, translated as MKKKTVLKDTTDKSPVQVIARAISILRSLEDQPSGLSLGEIAARVHLARSTVQRIVAALAAEKVLIAASPNGRVRLGPTILRLASSVPNDFATMARSYVQALSKKLGETVDIATIKGDHLVFVDQVVGPHRLKAVSAVGEAFPLHCTANGKAYLAQLDDSEVEKLLGRTFEKRTSNSITDLPTLLKELKTIRKSGVAFDREEHTVGICAVGVALRDPVGNPIAISVPVPEPRFRGREHFLAEQLLDMLRAVTAAIN; from the coding sequence ATGAAAAAAAAGACAGTTCTGAAAGACACCACCGATAAAAGCCCGGTCCAGGTTATCGCACGCGCGATCTCAATCCTACGATCGCTTGAGGATCAGCCGTCCGGTCTCAGCTTGGGCGAAATCGCGGCTCGCGTCCATCTTGCACGCTCGACGGTGCAGCGCATCGTGGCCGCCCTTGCGGCGGAGAAAGTGCTCATTGCTGCATCGCCGAACGGCCGTGTCCGCCTTGGGCCGACGATCCTTCGACTCGCGTCCTCGGTGCCTAACGATTTTGCGACGATGGCGCGGTCTTATGTGCAGGCTTTGTCGAAAAAGCTGGGCGAGACTGTCGATATTGCCACGATTAAAGGCGACCACCTTGTTTTTGTGGACCAGGTCGTCGGACCGCACCGTTTAAAGGCTGTTTCTGCTGTCGGCGAGGCATTTCCGCTGCACTGCACGGCCAATGGGAAGGCCTATCTGGCACAACTCGACGACAGCGAAGTCGAAAAACTCCTGGGCCGCACGTTCGAGAAGCGTACATCCAATTCGATCACCGACTTGCCGACCCTGCTGAAGGAATTGAAGACGATCCGCAAGTCGGGAGTCGCCTTCGACCGGGAGGAACATACAGTCGGGATATGCGCGGTCGGCGTCGCATTACGCGATCCGGTTGGCAATCCGATCGCCATCTCAGTGCCTGTCCCCGAGCCGCGATTTCGCGGGCGCGAGCATTTCCTTGCCGAACAGCTGCTGGACATGCTGCGCGCCGTGACGGCTGCGATCAACTGA
- a CDS encoding amidohydrolase family protein: MKKIALEEHFMAPALEEYWWPAHKDIPTPIRENLHRRLNDFGELRLSAMDKAGIEIAVLSTVAPGIQSEKDTATAVRLARVCNDYLAEKIAPRPDRYRGFAHVALQDPKAAADELERCVRQLGFCGALINGHSNGHYLDEPEMNPFWERVEELQTVVYLHPADPAQPNPTIGSYRELARATWGWGVETGTHALRLVFGGVFDRFPKAKLALGHLGETLPFLLWRLDSRAKLYGVTLKREPSQYLRENLVVTMSGMYSREPLICSIDALGIENVMFSADYPFESIELASAFMDNVDLPMEQKQAIAYDNAARLLKLR, encoded by the coding sequence ATGAAAAAGATCGCCCTTGAAGAACACTTCATGGCGCCGGCGCTGGAGGAATACTGGTGGCCGGCCCATAAGGACATTCCGACCCCGATCCGCGAGAACCTGCATCGCCGCTTGAACGACTTCGGTGAGTTACGGTTGTCGGCGATGGACAAGGCAGGAATCGAGATCGCCGTCCTGTCGACTGTGGCGCCGGGCATTCAGTCCGAGAAGGACACTGCCACGGCCGTCCGGCTGGCGCGGGTCTGCAACGACTATCTCGCAGAAAAGATCGCGCCCCGGCCGGACCGCTATCGCGGCTTCGCCCATGTGGCCTTGCAGGATCCCAAGGCGGCCGCGGACGAACTGGAACGTTGCGTGCGGCAGCTCGGCTTCTGTGGCGCGCTGATCAATGGCCATTCGAACGGCCACTATCTCGACGAGCCCGAGATGAACCCGTTCTGGGAACGCGTCGAGGAACTGCAAACCGTGGTCTATCTGCATCCGGCGGACCCGGCCCAGCCCAATCCGACGATCGGCTCTTATCGCGAGTTGGCGCGGGCGACCTGGGGATGGGGCGTTGAGACCGGCACACATGCCCTGCGCCTGGTGTTCGGCGGCGTCTTCGATCGCTTTCCCAAGGCCAAGCTGGCGTTGGGCCACCTCGGCGAAACGCTGCCGTTCCTGCTCTGGCGCCTCGACAGTCGCGCCAAGCTCTACGGCGTCACGCTCAAGCGGGAGCCATCGCAATACCTGCGCGAAAACCTGGTCGTCACCATGTCCGGCATGTATTCGCGCGAACCTCTGATCTGCTCGATCGATGCGCTCGGCATCGAGAACGTCATGTTCTCGGCCGACTATCCTTTCGAGTCGATCGAGCTTGCGTCCGCCTTCATGGACAACGTGGACTTGCCCATGGAACAGAAGCAGGCGATCGCCTACGACAACGCAGCACGTCTCCTGAAGCTACGGTAA
- a CDS encoding SDR family NAD(P)-dependent oxidoreductase, which yields MPEAFLKNPLGLFDIKGKTAIVTGASGAFGSLAAKILAGAGANVVLAASKEDELKKVAAECEELGGGKAAVIALRPSSEANCDKIVAAALEKFGSVDILVVASGLNKVAKITEQKVEDFLDVQDANVTQSWLMARAAGKQMLAQGRGGKVILTSSARGLLGHPAGYTAYCASKAAVDGITKALGCEWGETGITVNAIGPTVFRSPLTAWMYEDTERAQTVRKGFLARVPKGRLGEPEDLAGPLLFLASKASDFYTGHILYADGGYTAG from the coding sequence ATGCCCGAAGCCTTCCTGAAAAATCCGCTTGGTCTTTTCGATATCAAAGGTAAGACGGCCATCGTCACCGGCGCCTCGGGCGCCTTCGGCTCGCTGGCTGCGAAAATTCTGGCCGGTGCCGGCGCCAATGTCGTCCTTGCGGCAAGCAAGGAAGACGAGCTCAAGAAGGTGGCGGCCGAATGCGAAGAACTCGGCGGCGGCAAGGCCGCGGTGATCGCATTGCGCCCCTCTTCCGAGGCCAACTGCGACAAGATCGTCGCCGCGGCGCTGGAAAAATTCGGCAGCGTTGACATCCTCGTCGTCGCCTCCGGCCTCAACAAGGTGGCCAAAATCACCGAGCAGAAGGTCGAAGACTTCCTCGACGTTCAAGACGCCAATGTTACGCAATCCTGGTTGATGGCGCGCGCCGCCGGCAAGCAGATGCTCGCCCAAGGCCGCGGCGGCAAGGTGATCCTCACCTCCTCGGCGCGCGGCCTGCTCGGCCATCCGGCGGGCTATACCGCTTACTGCGCCTCCAAGGCCGCGGTCGACGGCATTACCAAGGCGCTGGGCTGCGAATGGGGCGAGACCGGCATCACCGTGAATGCCATCGGCCCGACTGTCTTCCGTTCGCCGCTCACCGCCTGGATGTACGAGGACACCGAGCGCGCGCAGACGGTGCGCAAGGGCTTCCTTGCGCGCGTGCCGAAGGGCCGCCTCGGCGAGCCGGAAGACCTCGCCGGTCCCCTGCTCTTCCTCGCCTCGAAAGCATCCGATTTCTACACCGGTCACATCCTCTACGCCGACGGCGGCTACACGGCGGGCTAA
- a CDS encoding 3-keto-5-aminohexanoate cleavage protein has product MTGSAKPKIAGKVVITCAVTGSIHTPTMSEYLPVTPDEIATQSIAAAEAGAAILHLHARDPQTGRPTPDPAVFMKFLPRIKQNCDAVVNITTGGGLTMTVEERLAAPLQASPEMCSLNMGSMNFALHPLAARYSNWKHGWEKPYLESTKDGIFRNTFADIEKIYRLLGEEHGTKFEHECYDVGHLYNLAHCLDAGLFRPPVFLQLIFGILGGIGADPENLMFMKRTADKLFGDDYRWSVLAAGRHQMNFCTHAAMLGGNVRVGLEDSLYGGVGRLATSNAEQVAKIRRVIEELGYAVATPAEARELLGLKGGDRVKF; this is encoded by the coding sequence ATGACAGGTTCAGCCAAACCCAAGATCGCCGGCAAAGTCGTCATCACATGCGCGGTCACCGGGTCGATTCATACTCCGACCATGTCGGAATACCTGCCGGTCACGCCGGATGAAATCGCCACGCAATCGATCGCAGCCGCCGAAGCTGGCGCCGCCATCCTTCACCTTCACGCGCGTGACCCGCAGACCGGCCGTCCGACTCCGGATCCGGCCGTGTTCATGAAATTCCTGCCGCGGATCAAGCAAAACTGCGATGCCGTCGTCAACATCACGACCGGCGGCGGTCTCACCATGACGGTCGAAGAACGCCTTGCGGCGCCGCTCCAGGCATCGCCCGAGATGTGCTCGCTCAACATGGGTTCGATGAACTTCGCTCTTCATCCCCTCGCCGCGCGCTACAGCAACTGGAAGCACGGCTGGGAAAAGCCCTATCTCGAGAGCACCAAAGACGGCATCTTCCGCAACACTTTCGCGGACATCGAGAAGATCTACCGCTTGCTGGGCGAAGAGCACGGCACGAAGTTCGAGCACGAATGCTACGACGTCGGTCACCTCTATAATCTGGCGCACTGCCTTGATGCCGGCCTGTTCCGTCCGCCGGTCTTCCTCCAACTGATTTTCGGCATCCTCGGCGGCATCGGCGCCGATCCCGAAAATCTGATGTTCATGAAGCGCACCGCCGACAAATTGTTCGGCGACGATTATCGCTGGTCGGTGCTGGCGGCGGGCCGTCATCAGATGAATTTCTGCACCCACGCCGCCATGCTCGGTGGCAATGTGCGCGTCGGCCTCGAGGACAGTCTCTATGGTGGCGTCGGCCGGCTGGCGACCAGCAACGCCGAACAGGTCGCCAAGATTCGACGCGTGATCGAAGAGCTTGGCTACGCCGTCGCGACACCGGCGGAAGCGCGGGAATTGCTCGGCCTGAAAGGCGGCGATCGCGTGAAGTTCTGA
- a CDS encoding cytochrome c oxidase subunit 3, which translates to MAEAHTKQHDYHLVDPSPWPAVGSLAAFVMAFGAISWMHHLYAAAPLVFGAGMLGVLYVFIAWWRDVINEAQHRGDHTRVVQISHRYGMILFIASEVMFFVAWFWAYFNTALFPGDAQDVARMAFTGGVWPPKGIETFDPWHLPLLNTLILLTSGTTVTWAHHALLENDRQGLKWGLILTIGLGLIFTCVQAYEYSHAAFAFSGNMYGAAFFMATGFHGAHVIIGTIFLIVCLFRALAGHFTPKQHLGFEFAAWYWHFVDVVWLFLFAAIYVWGHGGNAAAGH; encoded by the coding sequence ATGGCCGAGGCACATACCAAGCAACACGACTACCATCTGGTCGATCCGTCGCCGTGGCCGGCCGTCGGCTCGCTGGCGGCCTTCGTCATGGCCTTCGGCGCCATCAGCTGGATGCACCACCTCTACGCGGCGGCGCCGCTGGTGTTCGGTGCCGGCATGCTCGGCGTCCTCTACGTATTCATCGCCTGGTGGCGTGACGTGATCAACGAAGCGCAGCACAGGGGCGACCATACCCGCGTGGTGCAGATCTCGCACCGCTACGGCATGATCCTGTTCATCGCCTCCGAGGTAATGTTCTTCGTTGCCTGGTTCTGGGCTTACTTCAACACCGCGCTGTTCCCCGGCGATGCACAGGACGTCGCCCGCATGGCCTTCACTGGCGGCGTCTGGCCGCCGAAGGGCATCGAGACTTTCGATCCGTGGCACCTGCCGCTGCTGAATACGCTGATCCTGCTGACCTCGGGCACCACGGTGACCTGGGCGCATCACGCGCTTCTGGAAAACGATCGTCAGGGCCTGAAGTGGGGCCTGATCCTCACCATCGGCCTCGGCCTGATCTTTACCTGCGTGCAGGCCTATGAGTATTCGCACGCCGCTTTCGCCTTTAGCGGCAACATGTACGGCGCCGCCTTCTTCATGGCGACCGGCTTCCATGGCGCGCATGTCATTATCGGCACGATCTTCCTGATCGTCTGCCTGTTCCGGGCGCTGGCGGGCCACTTCACGCCGAAGCAGCATCTCGGCTTCGAGTTCGCTGCCTGGTACTGGCACTTCGTCGACGTGGTCTGGCTGTTCCTGTTCGCCGCGATCTATGTCTGGGGCCACGGCGGCAACGCCGCTGCGGGCCACTGA
- a CDS encoding cupin domain-containing protein, with translation MHVKRFADAKPYDAPNHRLYTGLRLFGAEAGGAKSVIVGVSHFLPGGGAGPDASPPEKVYFVLSGELTVIIDGKETVLKANDSCVIEPNEMREIVNRSNEVCTILVAVVPAK, from the coding sequence ATGCACGTCAAACGTTTCGCCGACGCCAAGCCTTACGACGCTCCTAACCACCGCCTCTATACCGGCTTGCGCCTGTTCGGCGCGGAAGCTGGCGGCGCCAAGAGTGTGATCGTCGGCGTGTCGCACTTTCTGCCCGGCGGCGGCGCCGGCCCGGACGCCTCGCCGCCGGAGAAGGTCTATTTCGTCCTCAGCGGGGAACTGACCGTCATCATCGACGGCAAGGAAACCGTGCTGAAGGCCAACGATAGCTGCGTCATCGAGCCGAACGAGATGCGCGAAATCGTCAACCGCAGCAACGAGGTGTGCACCATCCTCGTCGCCGTGGTGCCGGCGAAGTGA
- a CDS encoding SURF1 family protein, which translates to MRSIVTASVAAAIGLAVLLSLGTWQLQRMTWKENLIATLDARIDQAPQPLPSRTAWPSLREADSEYARVKFIATLLPGEAFVYTAGSSLRPDVTSQGFWVFAPAQLADGVVVLVNRGFVPTERKDAATRRQGTSSGAVEIVGYMRWPESRGMFAPADDMKADVFFTRDPQAMAAARGWTVDAPFYIDQELPVPAGGLPKPGRIDVKLPNNHWQYAITWYGLALALIGVYGAWLVGRLRRHAAL; encoded by the coding sequence ATGCGCAGCATTGTCACGGCGAGCGTCGCGGCGGCCATCGGCCTGGCCGTCCTGCTGTCGCTGGGTACCTGGCAACTGCAGCGCATGACATGGAAAGAGAATCTCATCGCGACCTTGGACGCGCGTATCGACCAGGCGCCGCAGCCTTTGCCGTCGCGTACAGCCTGGCCCTCGCTCCGCGAAGCCGACAGCGAGTATGCCCGGGTGAAATTCATCGCCACGTTGCTGCCCGGCGAGGCCTTCGTTTACACAGCAGGCTCTTCGCTCCGGCCTGATGTCACGAGCCAGGGTTTCTGGGTGTTCGCGCCGGCGCAACTTGCCGATGGCGTGGTGGTCCTGGTCAATCGTGGCTTCGTACCAACAGAGCGCAAGGACGCCGCGACGCGCCGGCAAGGAACGTCATCCGGGGCAGTGGAAATCGTCGGATACATGCGCTGGCCGGAGAGCCGCGGCATGTTCGCTCCGGCCGATGACATGAAAGCCGACGTCTTTTTCACCCGCGATCCGCAAGCGATGGCGGCCGCTCGCGGCTGGACCGTCGATGCGCCGTTCTACATCGACCAGGAACTGCCGGTGCCCGCCGGCGGACTGCCAAAGCCCGGCCGCATCGATGTCAAGCTGCCGAACAATCACTGGCAGTACGCCATCACCTGGTACGGCCTCGCATTGGCGCTGATCGGCGTCTACGGCGCCTGGCTCGTCGGGCGACTGCGGCGGCACGCCGCGCTCTGA
- a CDS encoding 3-hydroxyacyl-CoA dehydrogenase family protein produces the protein MSKPRITVIGAGLMGHGIAQVFALAGHDVTIYDSFANTLATAKDRILANLKFLGDDEAAVHRVTLEPDLGAAVRDADYVVEAVLEDLALKQKLFAEIEDLARPDAILASNTSVIPITSIMQNLKRRERALGTHWWNPPYLVPLVEVIETEWTSAETLAFAMKLHADVGKKPAHVKKDVPGFIGNRLQHALWREAISLVENGICDAETVDAVVKASFGRRLAVLGPLENADMVGTDLTLAIHNNVLPAIEHRPGPSPYLEQLVQSGKLGFKSGEGFRTWTPAQQTALRNRVLQHLRTARDEET, from the coding sequence ATGTCCAAGCCGCGTATCACCGTCATCGGTGCCGGTCTCATGGGTCACGGCATCGCGCAGGTCTTTGCGCTCGCCGGCCATGACGTCACGATCTACGACTCCTTCGCGAACACGCTCGCTACAGCAAAAGACCGCATTCTCGCCAACCTGAAATTTCTTGGCGACGACGAAGCGGCGGTGCACCGTGTGACGCTTGAACCTGATCTTGGCGCGGCCGTGCGCGACGCCGACTATGTCGTAGAGGCGGTGCTTGAAGATCTCGCGCTCAAGCAAAAGCTGTTCGCCGAGATCGAAGACCTGGCGCGGCCGGACGCCATCCTGGCCAGCAACACATCGGTCATTCCGATCACCAGCATCATGCAGAATCTCAAGCGCCGCGAGCGTGCGCTGGGGACGCATTGGTGGAACCCGCCTTATCTCGTGCCGCTGGTCGAAGTCATCGAGACCGAATGGACCAGTGCTGAAACACTCGCATTTGCGATGAAGCTGCACGCCGATGTCGGCAAGAAGCCGGCGCATGTCAAAAAGGACGTGCCCGGTTTTATCGGCAACCGACTGCAACATGCCTTGTGGCGCGAAGCCATTTCTCTGGTCGAGAACGGCATCTGCGATGCCGAGACGGTTGACGCTGTGGTCAAAGCCTCGTTCGGCCGCAGGCTGGCCGTGCTCGGGCCGTTGGAGAACGCCGACATGGTCGGCACTGACCTCACCTTGGCGATCCACAACAACGTACTGCCGGCGATCGAGCACCGGCCCGGCCCCTCGCCCTATTTGGAGCAACTCGTGCAGAGCGGCAAGCTCGGCTTCAAGAGCGGCGAGGGCTTCCGCACCTGGACACCCGCCCAGCAAACCGCGCTGCGCAACCGCGTGCTTCAGCATTTACGGACGGCGCGCGACGAAGAAACCTGA
- a CDS encoding DUF983 domain-containing protein, with protein MSDHSVTTPIGRGLLGHCPRCGEGKMFDGFLTLRPACDKCGLDYGFADAGDGPAVFVILIGGALVVMAALITEVVYQPPYWVHAALWLPLILLLTLLPLRMIKGVLIALQFHHKAAPGQLTPKGDAATGDQ; from the coding sequence ATGAGCGATCATTCCGTGACGACACCAATCGGCCGGGGCCTGCTGGGACATTGTCCGCGCTGCGGCGAGGGCAAGATGTTCGACGGTTTTCTAACGCTGCGTCCGGCTTGCGATAAATGCGGGCTCGACTACGGCTTCGCCGATGCCGGCGACGGCCCGGCCGTATTCGTCATCCTCATCGGCGGCGCCCTTGTCGTCATGGCGGCGCTGATCACGGAAGTCGTCTATCAGCCGCCTTATTGGGTGCATGCCGCCTTGTGGCTGCCGCTGATCCTGCTGCTGACGCTGCTGCCGCTGCGCATGATCAAGGGTGTCCTCATCGCGCTGCAGTTCCACCACAAGGCGGCGCCCGGCCAGCTCACGCCTAAAGGCGATGCGGCAACGGGCGACCAGTGA